AATATTTTTTGTCATTGCGAGCCGATTTTAGTCGGCGTGGCAATCTATGCTTTTGCTGCCATTGCGAGTGAATGCGTAGCACAAACGCAACAATCTATATGATTTAAAAGCAAAAAATGGATTGCCACGCTTGCTTCGCTCGCTCGCAATGACGATTGATTTTTATGTTACAAACATTATAATACAATCACTTCATCAAAATAAGGCAAAATCCATAATGGTAAACAAAATCCTATGTGCCACGCGCAATGGTATCGGTGGCGAGATAGTCGAGGTGCAAGCCACTTTTGTGCGCGCCCTGCCCGCATTTGTCATCACAGGGCTTGCAAACAACGCTATCCAAGAAAGCAAGCAAAGAATCCAATCCGCCCTAAACCACATAAACTTCACTTTCCCCCCACTAAAAATAGCAGTGCATCTCTCTCCTGCTGACATAGCCAAGTCTGGTAGCCACTTTGACTTGCCTATCGCCCTACTTATCGCCCTACAAAAGCAAGGCACAAACGCTAGCGAGGAGCAAAAGTGGTTTGCCTTTGGTGAGCTAGGGCTTGATGGCGAGATACGACATAGTGAAGCTATCTATCCACTACTTTTAGAAGTATCTCTACTCTACCCAAACGCAAAAGTCATCGTCCCAAAAGAGGGGGAAAATCTCTTTTGCCATATTCCAAATCTTAGGCTTTTTTATGCTAGCAATCTAAAAGACGCGCTTGAGATTATCCAAAACGCGGATTTGCAAAATGATAGCACAGAGTCAGCACCCAAGCCAAAAAGCCTAGATTTTGCCTCTATAAACATAAACGGCGAGGAGTTTTATCACACGCGAGTTTTTAGCAGTGATTTTGCCCAAGTGAGAGGACAAGAAATTGCCAAAAGAGCAGCACTCATCGCAGCAAGCGGTATGCACAATATCATCTTTGAGGGCTCACCGGGCTGTGGCAAAAGTATGATAGCAAAGCGAATGCGCGAAATCCTGCCACCGATGAGTCTAAGCGAAATCATACAATGTGTGCGCCTACAAGCCATAAGCGGACAAAAAGCCACCTACTCGCCACTGCGACCATTCCGCAACCCGCACCAAAGCGCGTCCAAATCCTCCATACTAGGCTCTGCTACACAAAGTGAAGCAAAGCCGGGGGAAATCGCCCTAGCCCACAATGGAATCTTGTTTTTTGATGAGTTGCCACATTTCTCAAAAGAAGTGCTAGAAGCACTGCGAGAACCGTTAGAGAACAACGAGCTTGTCATCTCGCGCGTGCATAGCAAAATCGCTTACCCCACTTCGTTTCTCTTTGTCGGTGCTCAAAACCCTTGCCCTTGTGGAAATCTACTAAGCCTAAGCAAAGAGTGTCGTTGCTCCCAAAAAGAAATCGCCTCATATAGAGCGCGACTAAGCGAGCCATTTTTGGATAGAATCGATATGTTTATACAAATGCAAGAAAATGAGCAAGATGCAAAGCCAAGTATCACTTCTGCACAAATGCAAGAAGCAGTCTTTGGCGCGTATAAAGCACAAATAAAGCGCGGGCAAAAACACGCAAATGGCAAGCTAAATGAGAAAGAAATAGAGGAATTTTGCACGCTTAGTGAGGAATCTCAAAGGCTACTTTTGCAAGCGGCACAGAGATTTAGCCTATCGCATAGAAGTATCCAAAAGCTAAAGAAATTATCACGCACTATTGCGGATTTGGACGCTAAAGAAGAGATAGGAAAATCCCACTTGCTAGAAGCACTAAACTATCGCCGTGTTGGGTAAAATGTGATATGATTGCAAAATCTTGCTCAAAACAAAATAAAACAAAATCTTGCTTATATTTTTTGCATTTTTTGCCACATTTTTTTAGTGTATGCTTTAGGGCGATACACTTTTAGGCGTAGTATTTAACGCGCTTTTGGTGCTTACTTGATTTAAGGAGAATCTATGAAAAAATCCCACTTCACATATTTTACGCACTTCACACCTCTTACGCATTTTGCACTTTTTACACAACTTGCACCTTTTAGACATTCTACACTTTTTGCACACTTCACACATTTTAAGCCAAAAAACTTTTTATCTGCGTTTTTTTGTATCCTTATCTTGCTTGCTTTCACAGGCTGTGCGCTAAACTCCTCAAAAAAAAGACCCATAAGGGCAACACTCCAGCAAGCACAAACACAACAACAAGCCACAAAGTCAGCAAAGCAAGCCAAATCAGCGCAAATAGCGCAAAATCAGCAAATCCAAGAGGTTTTGAGCGATGACTATTATGAAGATGACAAAATCCTAAAAAAAAGCAAAAGAAGCGCGTTTAAAGTAGCACTACTTATCCCAAAGCAGCTTGTAGGGCGATACTCTGTAAATATTTCCAACACGATTTTGGCTTACCTCATCGCTAGAGGCATAGACTATGAGTTTGAGATGTTTGATAGTATCGATGAGAGTAGTCGCAATCTCAAAACCCACTATGATAGGATAAAACAAGGCAATTTTCACCTAGTCATAGCTATACTTAGCCAGCAAGGCGTAGAAAATCTAATTGATAGTGTGTGGATTACTTATCCTACCTATGTGCCTACGATAAACAAAGAGCGCATAGCTAAAAGCACACCTAGAAATCTATACTTTGGTGGAATCAGCTACAAAGAACAGCTTGATATGCTACTGCCACTAATGAGGGACGCTCGCGTGGTAGAATACGGCGATGATAGCCAAATCGGCTTATACCTCACAAATCTCTTTAACACTTACAACCTAAGCCCATCTAGACAGCGCACCATAAACAACCAAGACGCTTCAAACTTCACTAGAATGCTCCCCCAAGAAGCCCCCTACTTCGCAGGGCAAAATCTTTTGCTAAATACTTCTGCTTCCAAAAGCGGTCTTTTGCTATCCCAAATCCGCTACTCCGCACGCGCACCTAAGCGATTTCTATCCACGCAAGTGAATTTTAACCCCACGATTTTACAGCTTAGTATGCCATCGAGCAGACGAAACTTTTTTGTGGTAAATGCCATAGGAGAGAGTGATAAAAAGCTAAATGAATACGCCACACTACTAAATAGCGACTTGCAGTATGATTGGGTAAGCTATGCGACTTGCATAGGTGTGGAATTTGGATTATCACTGTATGAGCGCGGGTTTAAGCGATATTTTGAAGAATCTATGCAATCAAACCAAATCCAATATAAAAACAGAATCTTTACGACAAATGAGAGTGCTTTTATCCCTGCGCAATGAGGTAGCAAAATCTAAAAAGCATTTTTTAGATTTTGCACTAGTTTTTGAGATAGCACGATTTTAAAGCAAGTGTGATTATGACAAAAGGCTTTAGTAATGAGTAAGGCATTTAAATACACCAATGGCAATTTGATGAAAGATAATGCCAAAAATAAATTTGATGAATACTTTACCAAACCAGAGATTGCCAAGCAACTTTTTGATAAATTTTGCCAAATCGTGGGGCAAAAAGAGGATTTGACGAAATTTTGTTGGATTGAGCCAAGTGTCGGCAATGGTGCGTTTTTTAACCTTTTGCCAAAAGATAACACAATCGGCATTGACATAAAGCCCACAGAATTTGGCACGATACAAAGCGATTTTTTAAGCTATGCGCTACCACAAAAGCCTTTTATTGTCATTGGCAATCCACCTTTTGGGCATCGCGGTGTTTTAGCATTGGAATTTATCAAACACGCGCAAAATGCGGATTTTGTCGCCTTTATTTTGCCTATGTTTTTTCAAAGTTTGGGTAAAGGCTCGATTCGCTACCGAGTGCCACAAAATCTGCATTTGCTCTATGAGGAAGTTTTGCCTAAAAATAGCTTTTATACGCCTAGTGGCAAGGACGCCGATGTGCATTGTTGCTTTCAAATTTATAGCAAAAATCACAAAAGCGAAAAACGCGAATTTAGTTGGTATAAAGATAGTGGAAAAGAGCCATTTAGCGAGATTCTAAAAGTCGTAACTGTGAGCCTAGCAAAAAATCGAGAATGTGGCAAAGAGTGGATTTTTAACAAAAAGGCGGATTTTTACCTAAGCTCGACTTTTTTCAAGCAAAACGCTGTCGTAGATAGCTTTGAAAAGGTTAAATACAAAAGCGGAATTGCTATCATCTATAATGATTTATCGCGCAAAGATGAGCTAGATAGGCTTTTTAGAAGTGCTGATTGGCTGCACTACTCAACAAAAGCGACAAATGGCTGCTATCACATTGGCAAAAGCCATATTTTTCAGCTTTTGCAAGATAAAGGATTTAGGCGTAAAAGTAGCATTTTTTATCGCCGTTTTGCTTTAGTAGAAATATCTTTATAGAAAGTAGTTTTTAGAG
This genomic stretch from Helicobacter macacae MIT 99-5501 harbors:
- a CDS encoding YifB family Mg chelatase-like AAA ATPase — encoded protein: MVNKILCATRNGIGGEIVEVQATFVRALPAFVITGLANNAIQESKQRIQSALNHINFTFPPLKIAVHLSPADIAKSGSHFDLPIALLIALQKQGTNASEEQKWFAFGELGLDGEIRHSEAIYPLLLEVSLLYPNAKVIVPKEGENLFCHIPNLRLFYASNLKDALEIIQNADLQNDSTESAPKPKSLDFASININGEEFYHTRVFSSDFAQVRGQEIAKRAALIAASGMHNIIFEGSPGCGKSMIAKRMREILPPMSLSEIIQCVRLQAISGQKATYSPLRPFRNPHQSASKSSILGSATQSEAKPGEIALAHNGILFFDELPHFSKEVLEALREPLENNELVISRVHSKIAYPTSFLFVGAQNPCPCGNLLSLSKECRCSQKEIASYRARLSEPFLDRIDMFIQMQENEQDAKPSITSAQMQEAVFGAYKAQIKRGQKHANGKLNEKEIEEFCTLSEESQRLLLQAAQRFSLSHRSIQKLKKLSRTIADLDAKEEIGKSHLLEALNYRRVG
- a CDS encoding SAM-dependent methyltransferase; the protein is MSKAFKYTNGNLMKDNAKNKFDEYFTKPEIAKQLFDKFCQIVGQKEDLTKFCWIEPSVGNGAFFNLLPKDNTIGIDIKPTEFGTIQSDFLSYALPQKPFIVIGNPPFGHRGVLALEFIKHAQNADFVAFILPMFFQSLGKGSIRYRVPQNLHLLYEEVLPKNSFYTPSGKDADVHCCFQIYSKNHKSEKREFSWYKDSGKEPFSEILKVVTVSLAKNRECGKEWIFNKKADFYLSSTFFKQNAVVDSFEKVKYKSGIAIIYNDLSRKDELDRLFRSADWLHYSTKATNGCYHIGKSHIFQLLQDKGFRRKSSIFYRRFALVEISL